The Mangrovivirga cuniculi genomic sequence TTGAATAACCTGCAATACTATTGTAGTATAAAGATGGACCAATTGAAATATGTTCGTTATTATTCCAGAATAAGGTAGGTTGGACACCTGCCTCATCAAAACCTTTATTTTCATCATCGTTATACTTCTGGAAGTAAGCCAATGTATTAATGCTTAGGGCTTTTCTTTCATTAATGAAGTAACTTGAGTTCGATGTGAAATCGGTTTTGTCAAAGCCTGAAATCAATTCAATCTGTGTGAATTGCGTCTGTAATGCATTTACGAGACCAACTGTAAATACAAATGAAATGATTCTTAACTTTTTCATGTTTCAAAGTTCCCATTTGAATACATGAAAAAAAATAAACTAGTTTAAGACTTTTACATTCTGTTGACCTTGGTAATGATTTTGCTCATAAACTCTGGCGTAATACCAATATAAGCAGCTAAATCTTTTAGGGTAATTCTATTGACAATGTGAGGATATTTCTTTTTAAACTTTATGTACCGCTATTCGGCCGGTAAGGATATACCGTGGTTAGAACGTCTTATGTAACTTATGAGCAATCTCTGGTAAAGTATGCAATAAAATCGTTCGAATTTTGATATCTCCTGGAAAAGTAATTCATAATTTGTTCTTGAAATTCCAAGTAATTCTGAATCCTCGGTAGCTTTAATAAAGTAACATGAAGGCTCTTTGGTCATAAAACTAGATAAATCTCCTGTCCAATAATCCTCAACTGAAAACA encodes the following:
- a CDS encoding Crp/Fnr family transcriptional regulator, which codes for MQARDITNYEYFITKGCLKVYTLNENDAPHISMFSVEDYWTGDLSSFMTKEPSCYFIKATEDSELLGISRTNYELLFQEISKFERFYCILYQRLLISYIRRSNHGISLPAE